In Vigna unguiculata cultivar IT97K-499-35 chromosome 3, ASM411807v1, whole genome shotgun sequence, a single genomic region encodes these proteins:
- the LOC114176942 gene encoding uncharacterized protein LOC114176942 — translation MVYSYYTPTYYSTLHDSITSLCKTILPFSFKKRPLPAAEHKLSKLQSDNLKWQQDSFHQVLNLMGLHKEGIVAESEVSAFRTHLLDTLIASPPEQEHPVVLRDKLLFLQELLYAKCISEEEYHSSKRPLLQRLAAQGAQIEARDVIVAKTKESKENLEEEWSVIDLKDEKCSVNKENSGCKNRSNQGSSMKQIKGATSVFGFGKSGKTGTEKSIFDSPSLSAKNENPFWDAQAKGAQSEGGSILMKESEPPEAVKESSGLEKSKRKPFRALFHKEQRETHNGEQDQKSGKSVKKQWGFEGFKKWKRNETEDETCSLSRNERSDNEAFSGPFAKGFGEGPDTKLMKKKLHSDGSPSDFFIDKVLGDKIKKELSRIQTELSSTNPHLKFSNDQIEAISTRIPVDKAELKNYFPKSWCDRYGDVVLDVVKKEFKDHVAEMENMRNVARERHGNSRRWTTTTTSDNDENIHPNPFGHRENSVRSSNINPFSHGFA, via the exons ATGGTGTACTCCTATTACACACCCACCTACTATTCAACCCTCCATGACTCCATCACCTCGCTCTGCAAGACCATTCTTCCTTTCAGCTTCAAGAAACGACCTTTACCTGCGGCAGAACACAAATTGTCGAAGCTGCAATCAGACAACCTTAAATGGCAGCAAGACTCTTTCCACCAGGTGTTGAACTTGATGGGTCTCCACAAAGAAGGCATTGTGGCTGAATCTGAGGTTTCAGCCTTCAGAACTCACTTGCTAGACACCCTCATTGCTTCTCCTCCAGAACAAGAACACCCTGTTGTACTAAGAGACAAGCTTCTCTTTCTCCAG GAACTTCTGTATGCGAAGTGCATTTCTGAAGAAGAATATCATTCTTCTAAGAGGCCATTGCTTCAGAGGCTGGCGGCTCAAGGGGCTCAGATTGAAGCCAGGGATGTGATAGTGGCAAAGACTAAGGAGTCAAAAGAGAATTTGGAAGAAGAGTGGTCGGTGATTGACTTAAAGGATGAGAAATGCTCCGTGAACAAAGAGAATTCTGGTTGTAAGAACAGATCTAATCAGGGATCATCGATGAAGCAGATTAAAGGAGCAACCTCGGTTTTTGGCTTTGGCAAAAGTGGAAAAACCGGAACAGAAAAGAGCATATTTGATTCACCTTCTTTGTCAGCCAAAAATGAAAACCCTTTCTGGGATGCTCAAGCAAAGGGAGCACAGAGTGAAGGAGGTTCAATTCTTATGAAAGAAAGTGAACCTCCAGAAGCAGTTAAGGAGAGTAGTGGTTTGGAGAAGTCGAAGAGGAAACCATTCAGGGCTTTGTTTCATAAGGAGCAGAGAGAGACACATAATGGTGAGCAAGATCAAAAATCAGGGAAATCAGTTAAAAAACAATGGGGGTTTGAAGGATTCAAGAAATGGAAGAGAAACGAGACAGAAGATGAGACATGTTCTTTGTCGCGTAATGAGAGGTCAGATAATGAGGCCTTTTCAGGTCCCTTTGCAAAGGGATTTGGTGAGGGACCAGACACTAAGTTAATGAAGAAGAAGTTGCATTCTGATGGTTCTCCATCTGATTTTTTCATAGATAAG GTTTTGGGAGACAAGATAAAAAAGGAGTTGTCTAGAATTCAGACAGAACTCAGCAGCACAAACCCACATCTTAAATTTTC GAATGATCAGATTGAAGCAATTTCTACCAGAATTCCAGTGGACAAGGCCGAGTTGAAAAACTACTTTCCCAA atCCTGGTGTGACCGATATGGTGATGTTGTGCTGGACGTTGTGAAGAAGGAATTCAAAGACCATGTTGCGGAAATGGAGAACATGCGCAACGTTGCGAGAGAAAGACACGGCAACTCTAGGCGCTGGACGACAACAACAACATCTGACAATGACGAAAACATTCATCCAAACCCTTTTGGTCACCGTGAAAACTCAGTTCGCAGCAGTAACATCAATCCATTTTCTCATGGTTTTGCTTAG
- the LOC114176668 gene encoding uncharacterized protein LOC114176668, with amino-acid sequence MSGMLPGVECARRRRLHNNTSSRDFITRSSLCLYATRNLQSPPPSSSSSSLLERNTVNQTDPDENLGVAALEAKRRLDQRFAAYLTTENTPQSKSFFRCFASASQSKLR; translated from the exons ATGTCTGGTATGCTTCCAGGAGTTGAATGTGCtcgaagaagaagattgcataACAACACTTCTTCTCGTGATTTCATCACTCGCTCCTCTCTCTGTTTGTACGCTACCAGGAATCTCCAATCccctcctccttcttcttcttcttcctctctatTG GAAAGAAACACGGTGAATCAAACAGACCCAGATGAGAATCTGGGTGTAGCAGCTCTTGAAGCCAAGCGCAGATTGGATCAGAGGTTTGCAGCTTATCTCACAACAGAAAACACACCACAAAGCAAGAGCTTTTTTCGATGCTTTGCCTCAGCATCTCAGAGCAAATTAAGATGA